Part of the Candidatus Thermoplasmatota archaeon genome, ATCACGACGATCGAGGGCGGCGCGATCAACACCGACGACGACGATCTCGCCGAGCTGCTGCGCCCGCTGCGCGCGCACGGGTGGATCCGGGAGATGAAGACGCGCGAAGCCATCGCCGCGCGTCATCCGAACGTCGACCCCCGCTTTTTCTTCGTGAACGTCGGGTTCAACGTGCGGCCGACCGACCTGCAAGGCGGCTTTGGCATCCACCAGGTCCGCAAGCTCGAGTCCTTCGTCGAGGCGCGCCGACGCTACGCGCACGCGATCACGAAGGGCCTCTCCCGCCATGCCTCGGTGCTCGAGCTTCCGACCGAGCGCCCCGGCACCCGGCACTCGTACTTCACGTATCCCGTGATCGTGCGCGAGGGCGCGCGCTTCCGGAAGGAGGACCTCATGCGCCATCTAGAGGCCCACGGCGTCGAGACCCGTCCGATCATCTCGGGGAACTTCGCCGAGCATCCTGCCTTCGGGCTCCTTCCCGCGCGCGTGGCGGGCTCGCTTCCCGCGGCCTCGCACGCGCACCGCGACGGGTTCCTCTTCGGCGCACACCACCGCTTCGGCGAGGAGCAGGCGCGCTACGTCGTCGAGTGCTTCGATTCGTTCCTGCGCAAGCAGGACTGACGCGCGGGGCGCTCGCGTTCCCGAAACCTTCTTGTGCGCGCTTTGGCTTGGGGTCGGCATGAAGCGGGCGCTCATCACGGGCATCACGGGCCAGGACGGCTCGTACCTCGCCGAGCTCCTTCTCCAGAAGGGCTACGAGGTGCACGGGCTCGTCCGGCGCCTGAGCGTCCCCAACTTCTCGAACCTCGAGGCCATCAAGGACCGCATCGTCCTCCACGACGGCGACATGCTCGACTCGGCCTCGCTCCAACGCATCGCCGCCGACGCGAAGCCCGACGAGGTCTACAACCTCGCGGCGCAGTCGTTCGTGCACGTCTCCTTCGGCCAGCCCGTTCTCACGAGCGACGTGACAGGCGTGAGCGTCTTCCGCCTGCTCGAAGCGGTTCGGCAGCGGGCGCCCGACGCGCGCTTCTACCAGGCGAGCTCCTCCGAGATGTTCGGCCTTGCCGCCGTCTCGCCGCAGGACGAGCGGACGCCGTTCCACCCGCGCAGCCCCTACGGCGTTGCCAAGGTCATGGCCTTCTGGGCGACCGTGAACCACCGCGAGAGCTACGGCATGTACGCGACAAACGGCATCCTCTTCAACCATGAGTCGCCGCGGCGTGGGCTCGAGTTCGTCACGCGCAAGATCGCGCGCGGCGTCGCCCGCATCGCCGAGGGCCTCGACCGCAAGCTCGTGCTTGGCAACCTCGACGCCAAGCGCGACTGGGGCTACGCGCCCGAGTACGTGGAGGGCATGTGGCGCATGCTGCAGCACCCGCAGCCCGACGACTTCGTGCTGGCGACGGGCGAGTCGCACACGATCCGGGAGTTCTGCGAGCTCGCGTTCAAGGAGGTCGGCGTCGGTAATTGGGAGAAGCACGTCGAGAGCGACCCGCGCTTCTTCCGCCCCGCCGAGGTCCACGCGCTCTGCGGCGACGCGACGAAGGCGCGCACGCTCCTTGGCTGGAAGCCCAAGACGACCTTCCCGCAGCTCGTCTCGCTCATGGTGCAGGCCGAGCGCGAGCGGCTTCGCGCCAAGCCGTGACGCTCAGCGCCGGCCGTAGGTCCAGTGGAAGTTGAGCGCGTAGTTGAACGAGAAGGCGCACAGCACGGCAAACAGCGCCGAGACCATGTAGGGGAAGCCCGCAAGCTCGGTGAAGGCAAAGAGCGCCGCCACGTTGATGCAAAGCCCGCCGAGGTTCACGACCTCGTAGCGGGCGAACCGGCCGGCCCGAAGCCCGCTTCGCCGGTCGTGGAACGTGAAGGCGTCGTTGAGGAGAAAGTTCGTGACGATGGCCGTCTGGGTGGCGACGGCGCCGCTTGCGAGGTAGTACAGACCCGCGAACTCCGTGAGCGTGTAGAGCACGGCGAGGTTCACGCCGACGCCGCTTGCGCCCACGAGCATGAAGCGCAGCAGGCGGTGCGCCTCGAGGAAGGCGAGGCGGCGCCGGGCGTGGCCCGCAAGATCGAGCGCGCCAAGCCCGCCGCGCGGGGGGTCCATGGACTCCGCAAGACGCGCGCTCCGCATAAAGGAACAGGATTTGGAAACCCTTATCCGAGCGCTCGCTTTGCGTTGGAACCGATGCTCGGGATCGCGCGGTGGGCGCTCCTCGGGTACGTCGGGCTCGCGCTTGCGCTCACCGCCCGGCTGCTCGCCTCGTTCCCGCACACGTGGCCGCGCGGTCCCGACCTCTACAACCTGTTCCTCCACCCGTTCCTCACGGCGCAGGGCGACTGGCTTTGGACCTCCCTTTCCGGCGCGGGCCACCCGCTGCACGCGCACCCGTTCAGCAGCACGTGGTACCCGCTCACGACCGGCCCCGTCGCGCTTCTGGGCCCCGAGCTTGGCGTCTACGCCATCCTCCTCGTGCACCTGGTCCTGGGCGCCGTGTTCTTCGACGTCCTCGCGCGCCGGTACGTTCCCGACCCGGCGTGGCGGTTCGTCGGCGCGTCGATCTTCCTGCTCGGCGGCTGCTTTGCGTCCCGGGTGTTCGCCGGCCACCTCGTGTTCCTTCCCAGCATCGCCTGGGCCCCGCTTGCGCTCCATTTCCTGCTGCGCGTCGCCGACGGCGAGGGCCTCCGGCCCGTGGTTGGCGCGGGCGTGGCGATCGGCGTCATGCTGCTGGGCGACGTCCACGTTCCCTTGTACATGGGCTTGGCCGCGCTTGCGCTCATGGCGACGGACGGCTTCGAATGGCCGACGGGGCGCTGGGCTCTCCCGCGCCTGCGGCCGCGGGTCCTGCTCGCGCTTGTGGCGGTCTTCCCCGTGGCCGCCGCCGTTGCGGCCGTGAAGGTGCTTCCGCTTGCCGAGTTCAGCTTCGTCGTAGGCCGCGTGGTCGAGCCCCTGTACGCGAGCATGGGCCTCTACGACCAGATCGCGTCCTTCCTCTCGAACGCGCGGTGGCAGATCCCGCAGGTGAACTTCGAGGAGCGCAACGTCTTCATCGGCCCGCTCGCGTTTGGCCTTGCGATCGCCGGCGCCTTTGCCTTCCCCGAGAAGCGCCGGATGCTCGCCCTCGTCGCCGTGCTCGTGATCTGGATCCAGGGGTTCTTCACGCCGCTTGGCGTCCTGCACCAGCTCCCCGTCCTGTCGATGCTTCGCGCGCCCGCGCGGGCCATGATGGTGCTCTTCCCGCTCGTGGTGCTCCTGGCCGCCGTGGGCCTTGCACGCCTGCCCCACTGGCTCGACCGCCTGGCGCCGGACCGTGCGCGCTGGCTTTGCCGCGGAACGCTTGCGCTTGCGGGCCTGCAGGCGCTTGAGATCGTGATGCCCGCGCTCGTGTTCCTCGTCATGCCGGCGATGTACGCGCGGTTCACCGAGATCACGTCGTACGACGTGCGCCCGCTCGACCTGCTGTCGGTCGTGGCCGGCGTGCTCGTGGCCGCGCTCGTGCTGTCGCGCATGGGGCAGCCGATCCGTTGGCCTCCCCGTTGGCTTCCCCAGGGGCTGGCGCTGTTCATCGTGGGCTCGCTCCTTGCCGTGAACGGAAGCCTCTTCACGCCCGCCCCCTACCCCGGGCAGACGGACGCGAGCGCGGAGCTTGCCGCCGCGCTTCCCCAGGAGGGCTACCATCTCGTGGAGCCCGACGGCGTGACCGACCTCTTCCTCGTCGCGAAAGGCGTTCCGACGCTGGAGGGCGTCGAGGGCCACAGCCTCGAGTGGATCAACGAGCCAAGCCTGCTTCTCGGGCGGGGCCCGCGCGCCTACCGCGTGGGCGAGCGCGTCCTGCATTGGCGCGACTACCTCGTGACGAACGCCACAGCGGAGAAGCACGCCAACGACTCGTCGCTGCGCCTTGTACAGACGCTCCACACGAAAGCTTTGGGCCCCCTTCTCCTGTACGAGGATCTGCAAGCCGCTCCACCGGCCTTCGTCGTGCGCGGAAGCGACGTGCAGCCCGCGAGCCTGCGGGCGATCGGCGGAGGCTCGATCGTGATCGATGCGCCGGCGCTTTCGGCGGGGGAGCGCGTGACGGTCAAGCAGACGTACTACCCCGGCTGGACCGTCTCGACCCCCGGCTTCCGCGTGGTCGACGATCAAGGCATGATCGCGGCCGAGGCCACGGCCGACTTCGCCGGAGGCGACGTTCGCCTTTCGTTCTCGCCGCCGCTTTTCTGGATCGGCGCGGCCATCGCGATCCCGACGCTTGCCGCGGCGGCCTGGGTTCTGGCTGGGGGCCGCGCCGCACTTGCGCCAAGGATCGGGCGTCTCCGGCCCTAGGCCCGGACGCCTTCGGCTTGCAGGAACTCCTGCCAGTCCAGGCGCGGCCAGCCGCGCGCCGTCTCGAGCGCCTCCCGGTTCGAGGGTCCCACGAGGGGCGCGATGCGTCGGGCCGTCGCCAGGAACTGGATGACGCGCAGCGTTTCCAGCGGCTCGCGGGCAAACGCGTGGGCGGAATCGACGATGTCCCCGTACGCGGCTTGCGTGTGCTCCAACGTGTCGCCCGCGTCCACGACCTCCGGGCAGTCGATGCAGACGCCAAGCTCGCGACCCATCGGTTTCAAGGGAAAGGCGCGGCAGGCGAGCGGCCTTTCATCGTACACCGAGCAGACGCCGCCTGGCGCGCCGGAGGGGCCGACGATCCAGGACGGGTCGCCGGGCGAGAACTCGCGGAAGAAGACGCACGTGTCGTGCGTCGCGCGGTAGCCCACGACGAGCACGCGCGAGGAGGCGAGGTCGAGCACGCCGTCGGTGGGCTCCATCTGCCACGCAAGCCCGCGCCGGCTCGCGACGGGCAGCAGGCGCGCGCGCTCGGCGCTCGTGAGGGGAAGGCCGGCCGTGTCGCTCAGCCGGTAGACCGGCCCTCGGCGGTCCGGCCACTCGTACACGTGCTGCATGAGGGAGCGGCAGCAGTGGCCGCAGGAGGTGCACTCGAACCGCGTTTCGGGGGCGGTGCCGTTCAACGGCCGGACCCAGGCGGGTCGTGCCTGAAGAGCTTTGCGCCCGTGGACGCGCGGCTGAACACCTGCGTCCAGGCGAGCGTGGAGGCGATCTCGGCGAGGTCGCGCGCGTCCTCGACGCCGTGGGGCGAGCCGGCGTAGCGGATGGACGCGATGGCGCAGCGGCGGAGGTGGTCGCAGGCGGCTTCGAGGGTCGCGTCCGAGGGGCCGTGCATGCGACGTCCTTGGGCGCGAGGAGGTCTAGGCTTTCGGGCGCACGGCTCGAAGCGTCAACGCCCAAGGTCCGAAACGACCCTTGGGAACGCCTCGGCGAACCGCTTGCAGTCGGCCGCGGGAACCGTGAACGAGACGCGCACGAACCGCCGGCCGAACCGTTCGGAGACGTACGCTCCGCCGCGCACGAACACCCCGTGCTCGAACAGGAGCTTCTCCTCGATTGCGGCCGGGTCGACGCCCGTCGCGGAGACGTCGATCACGAACAGGTTGGCGTGGGACGGGTAGACGGGCAGGAAGGCGCCCTCGATCTTCGCGACGGCGTCCTTGATGAGCGCCTGGTTCTCCCGGCAGGTCCGAAGCATCCCCGGCAGCCACTCCTTCTTCGTCTCGAGCGCGGCCTTGGCCGCCGCCTGCGCGAGCACGTTTACGCCCAGGGGGTTCGTATCGTAGGGCTTGCACTTGGCCATCCAGTCCGGCGGGCCAACGAGCGCGCCCACGCGGAGGCCCGCGAGGCCCGCCCACTTGCTGAAGCTGTAGATGAGGACGGTGTTCTCGGGGTAGAACTCGGTGGCAAGCGCGGGCGCTTGCGCGAAGTCGCGGTACGTGACGTCGTGCACGAGCAGGAGGCTCCGCTCCCGCGCGAGCTCGGCGATCGCGCGCACCTCGTCGCGCGTGTAGGCGGTGCCCAGCGGGTTGATGGGGTCGATGAGCAGGATCGCTCGCGTGTGGTCGGTGAGGGCGTCGCGGATCTGCGAGACGGTGAGCTTCCAGGGGGGCGCGTAGATGGGAAGCTCCACGGGCGTGGCCTCCGAGAGGCGGATCTGCGCGTGGATGGGGAGGAACGACGGGTCGCTCGCCACGACCTCGTCCCCGGGCGACAGGACGGCGCGCCAGAGGATGTAGCTCGCCTCGAGGCCGCCGTGCGTGATCAGGACGTCGTGGTTGGGCGTTCCGAGGTCGTCCCGGACGAGTTGGGGAAGGCCCGGGAGGCCCTTCTTCAGCGGATACTGGTGGTGGAGCCCCCGATCCATGGCTGCCAAGACGGCACCCCGGATCCGCGGCGAGCCGGGGAGGTAGTTCGTGTTCTGGCTCATCCAGACCACGCCGGGCGTGCGGTGGGCGTGCTCGAACGGGTCGACCGCCATCGCGCCGGATAGCCGCTCCGCGGCCAAAACGCTTGTGCTCTCCATTTCCCGCTGCCCTTCTAGCCGCCGGAGCCGGGCGCGTCCTCGTCGGCGGAGATGCGGAGGAACCGTAGGGCCGTGACCACCATCATGACGTCGAACACGAGGTTGCCGGCGATGATCACAAGGCCGAGCACCTGGTAGCGCACGTTGTCGAGCCGGATGCCCTGCTCCACGAAAATGGCGCCCACGAGGATGGGCAACAGGACAAGCCCGGGGGCGAGGAAGAGCTCCGCCCGGACGCCGCGCCGCAGGAGGTTCCGCTGCTTCACGCGAGCCACGAGGGCACCTCCACGGTGGTCGTGATGGGATCGGGCGGAAGGCCGATGCCCAGCGCGGCGAACAGGCCGCTTGCCGTGATCGCGTACAGCGCCGCAGCGGGCAGCATGGGCATGAGGAAATCGTCGTCGAGCCAGCGGATCTTCACGCGCTCGGCCACGATCATGAGCGCCGTGCCGAAGACCGCAAGGAGCGGGTGGAAGTCGATGAGCAGGAAGACGCCAAGCACGAAGGCCGACCCGGCGACCACGCTTGCGGCCGGAAGGTTGGCCCGGCGGAACTCGCCCACGATGGGATCGCCGATGGCGGCCGCGAGGATGCAGGCGACGGCGATGGGCTGCGGGAACAGGTACACGAGCAGGAGGACCGAGAAGCCGAAGTACACGTAGCCGGAAACGCGCCGGCGCTCGTACTCGCGAAGCCCGAAGAAGGCCTCGGTGGGCACGCGCCCGCTCATGCGGTAGAGCTCGAGCCCCACCGCGCCGGCGAAGATGGCCAACGGCAGCACGTCGCGAAACAGGCCGACGGTGCCCTCGGAGGGCAGGAGGTAGTAGGCGACAAACGCGGCGCCAAAAGCGTGGAAGGCGCGGCGGAACCAGTGGGGATCGAACTCGACCTGCTGCGCGATCGCCTGCTCGATGCGATCGGCGACGTCGCGGACGGCGTCGCCCACGTCGCGCGCGGCCAACGCAACCTCCCTTCGCTCACTCGTACATCGAGAGGTGGTTGTCGAGGAGGTTGCAGAAGATGCGCGCCTCCTCGTGCTTGAGTTCGAACTGGTGGGTCTCGAGGACCTCTTGCCCGTCCTTCACCGCCGCGGCGCGGAAGATGAGCAGGAGCCCCCCGTAGCCCGTGGTCTCGACCTCGAGCTTGTACTTGCCGTCGAAGGCCTCGTGGATGAGGGTCATGCGCGCTCCGCCTCCCGCGAAGGGACGCAACCGCTTCAAGCTTTCCGTTGCGCTCTAGCGAAGGACCTCGCGCTCGAGGAGCGCCTTGCCAAAGCGCGCGGCAAGCTCGGCGTCCTGCGGCGAAAGCGCGATGACGTAGACGCCTCGCTCGCCCAAGCCCGGAATGGCCGTGTGCCAGCCCTGGCCCGAAAGCTCGTGCTCGTCCCACGCGAGCGTCTCGCGCAGGTCCTTGCGAAGCGCCACGAGAACGTGGTCGAGCTTCCGCGAGCCGCCGGCCGAGGGCGTGCGCGCCGTCGTCGTGCGCGTCCCGCGGGAGGTCGTCTGGCGGAACCGGGCGTAGAACCGTTGCGGGAAGACGTCCATGCGTCCGGGAGATACCGCGAAGCCTTAATGCACGCGGTCCCATCGCGGCCGCGTGGAAGGCTTCGTCCTGCGGCGCGACCTTTCCGACGGCGTGCACCCGCTGTCGGCGCTTGCCACGGGCCTCGACGCCGTTCCGGTGCTCGTGCGCCTCGTCGGCGGCAAGACGGCGCTCGCCCGGTTCGTGGAAAGCGTGGAGGTGCACGTCGTGCCGGGGGACGGCTACATGTGGATCGACGACGTGCACGGCCGCCTGTGCGTCGCGCAGTCGTACCTGCGCGAGGGGCCCGATCGGGGCATCTACGTGGACCTCGTGCACGAGCTCGTGCACATCGTGCAATGGAAGGACGGGCGCGAGCTCTTCGACCAGACGTACACCTACGTGGACCGGCCCACGGAGATCGAGGCCTACCGCGCCGGCGTGGAGGAGGCCCGACGCATCGGCATGACGGAGGAGGAGATCGCCGAGTACCTTCGCGTGGACTGGGTGGGAGACGAGGACCACCGGCGGCTGTGCCAGCATTGCGGCGTCAAGCCGCCGTGAGCGGCAAGCTCAGAACCGCGGCGCGAGGACGAAAAGGAAGGCGCCGACGAGGACCGCCGTGAAGCCCAGCACCACGAGCCACCCGGCCGCGAGAGCCTCCGTGCCGCCGCCTTCGGGCGAGAGCACGAAGGCGGCGGCGTAGGAGACAAGCAGGCCCGCGAGCACGAGGACGACGCCCACGAGCGTCTCGCGGCGCGCGCGAAGGACCGGCGTCAAGCGTTCCCCGGGTCCTTCCGCTTGGGGCGGATCTTGCCGTCGACGAGCTCGAACTCCTGCTCGCTTGTGCCCTCGATCCGGACGTCGGGCATCTTGCGGCCCTTGCGCATCGGTCTCCCGAACCCCGCCGCCCCGGAAGACGTTTTCGGATTCAGGGCCCCCGCGGGCCCGGCTCCGGGCCAAACGGGTCGCGGGGATGGAAGGGCAGCCTCGGATCGCTCATGCCTTCTGGAGCTCCTGGATGCGCTCCTTCACGCCCTTGAGCTCGTTCTCCAGCTCCTTCGCGTAGTCGTTCAGCCACTCGAGCTTCTCGTCCCGGGAGAGGTACCGTCGTCCGCCGTATCCGGGCCCGCAGCAATTCGCGTACGTCATCGTTGCACTCCGCGGCACGTTTGCCGCAAGCAGGCGTATGTCCGGCCGCAGGCTTGCTGACGAAGCGGCGCGACGACCGGGTCACGCTTCGCCCGGTCACGCGGCAAACGTGCCGCGGTCCGAAAGCGTGGCAAGCCCGCGGGAGGGCCCCGCCGACACGCCGTAGAGGTCGGCCACGGCCGCCACGATGTGACGCGAAGCGGCAAACGCCTTCGTGGAGCCAAGCGGCCCCTCGGCCTCCACGGCAAACGAGCCGCCGGACATCCGGACGCGGACGGCCGACCCGTCCGGCTCGGCAAGCCACGTGAGCGTCGTCTCGCCGGGCCCCTCGGACTTGCCGTACCAGCGCAACCCGCGGAACCAACGGCCCGAAAGACGCTCCACGACCGCCTCGGAACTCACGTGCGGCGGAAGGAGCGCCTGGAGAATGGGAACGGAAGGCGCGGCAAGCCGAGGCGCGGAGACGGCCCCCATCGCAACGGCGACGCGGCAGCCGGCGTCCGTGAGCCGATACCCGTTCTCGTCGTGCGCCACGAGGCCGTCGTCCTGCAAGCGCTTGAGCGCCCGCGCCAAGGCCTGCTGGTGGACGTGGAGGCGGCGGCGCAATCCCTGGAAGGCGACCGTGGCCTCGCAATCCTGCGCAAGTTCGGAGAGGACGCGGGCGTCCCGCTCGTCGATCGACGGAACGGGGCCCGGCGAGGCCTCGCAATCGCAAGCCGGAAGGGCAGGAGCGGAGATCTCCCGCTCGGTCGTTGCCATCGCGGAAGACTATGTGAGCGCTCCGTATATGATGACTCACTTCGGGGAACGATAGCATTGGACCTGCGACCCGTCGTCGCCTTCGGCGACAGCCACACGGAAGGCATCGGAGCGATTCCCGAGCGCGCGTACCCCGCCGTGCTCGAACGGCTGCTTGGCGTGCCCGTCGAAAACGCGGGCTGGCGGGGCGAGACGGCCTTCGAAGCCCTCTCCCGCCTCCCGCAGGAGGT contains:
- the gmd gene encoding GDP-mannose 4,6-dehydratase; the protein is MKRALITGITGQDGSYLAELLLQKGYEVHGLVRRLSVPNFSNLEAIKDRIVLHDGDMLDSASLQRIAADAKPDEVYNLAAQSFVHVSFGQPVLTSDVTGVSVFRLLEAVRQRAPDARFYQASSSEMFGLAAVSPQDERTPFHPRSPYGVAKVMAFWATVNHRESYGMYATNGILFNHESPRRGLEFVTRKIARGVARIAEGLDRKLVLGNLDAKRDWGYAPEYVEGMWRMLQHPQPDDFVLATGESHTIREFCELAFKEVGVGNWEKHVESDPRFFRPAEVHALCGDATKARTLLGWKPKTTFPQLVSLMVQAERERLRAKP
- a CDS encoding pyridoxal phosphate-dependent aminotransferase, which codes for MAVDPFEHAHRTPGVVWMSQNTNYLPGSPRIRGAVLAAMDRGLHHQYPLKKGLPGLPQLVRDDLGTPNHDVLITHGGLEASYILWRAVLSPGDEVVASDPSFLPIHAQIRLSEATPVELPIYAPPWKLTVSQIRDALTDHTRAILLIDPINPLGTAYTRDEVRAIAELARERSLLLVHDVTYRDFAQAPALATEFYPENTVLIYSFSKWAGLAGLRVGALVGPPDWMAKCKPYDTNPLGVNVLAQAAAKAALETKKEWLPGMLRTCRENQALIKDAVAKIEGAFLPVYPSHANLFVIDVSATGVDPAAIEEKLLFEHGVFVRGGAYVSERFGRRFVRVSFTVPAADCKRFAEAFPRVVSDLGR
- a CDS encoding Lrp/AsnC family transcriptional regulator, which encodes MATTEREISAPALPACDCEASPGPVPSIDERDARVLSELAQDCEATVAFQGLRRRLHVHQQALARALKRLQDDGLVAHDENGYRLTDAGCRVAVAMGAVSAPRLAAPSVPILQALLPPHVSSEAVVERLSGRWFRGLRWYGKSEGPGETTLTWLAEPDGSAVRVRMSGGSFAVEAEGPLGSTKAFAASRHIVAAVADLYGVSAGPSRGLATLSDRGTFAA
- a CDS encoding GtrA family protein; this encodes MDPPRGGLGALDLAGHARRRLAFLEAHRLLRFMLVGASGVGVNLAVLYTLTEFAGLYYLASGAVATQTAIVTNFLLNDAFTFHDRRSGLRAGRFARYEVVNLGGLCINVAALFAFTELAGFPYMVSALFAVLCAFSFNYALNFHWTYGRR